The Loxodonta africana isolate mLoxAfr1 chromosome 1, mLoxAfr1.hap2, whole genome shotgun sequence genomic sequence AGAAATGTTTTTGGAAAGCATTACATTTTGTAAGTTTAGAGAGACATAAATAACAACCTAATTATAAGGTATCTTAAAGGACACCAACAAACAGATAAATATCAATTTTGAAAGTTCATGTGACATAGTATTAAACGGAAAAATACTGGCCAGTTATTAGGACCAAACAATGTTATACACGAAAAAATCTACTTTTacaaaacaaagagaaagacTTACTACTTCGTATgttattatttttcaaaacaaacagaaaactctCAACAACTTATTAAAATAACTAAATCTTTACTTTGGCCCATGTCCACAAAAATGTGGTCTACTGTCAAATGGTTTATCAGGAAACTATTTGTTTATTATCTAGCCCGGGGGGGGGGAATATACACATATGTTTATTAAGTGAAATTTGATTATTCTAAATCAAAGTTGTAGTGTCCATAAAAGATCGTTGTAAAACTTTGGAAATGTATTTGTACATGCACTGCCAATCAGTAGAGCTCTACTTTTTTCTGCTACTCATAGGCCCAAACAACACAGTTTCGAAGACAAAAGGAATTACATCTCTTTAAATCCTGTTTAATAGCACCTCGGTCTTCTCAGGCTAAAGTTTACCTGTCTAATCTCCTCTCTTAAACCTCAAAGCACAATGCACAACTGTTGACTGCCATGTCATGCATAAGGCTATTTAAATTTTAGCAACAAATACcattatcattaatatttatTGCATACCTTTAGTGCAGATACTACTGTCGGCAATCATTTTTGTTTGCCTAAAATCTACAGAACCGGGCTGCTGGTATAAAGAATACTCGACgttcaaattattattattacccagAATTTCAGATATTGacaaatttaaagtaaaaaaactgCAAATCAGAATTTTAAAAGTACATGTTACTTACGTTCACAAGTGTCTCCTTTTTGCTGGTAGCCGGCCTTGCAGATACACTTTCCGATGGGCACTAACCATTCTCCTTCTGCACTGCAATGCATCCTGGGGGAGTTTTCTGCCTCTTCCTCTGCACTGTTGACACATGTCCCTCTAACTTCGACTAAAGAGGAAAATTCTGAACCAGTCACTGTATCTGGAAAGATAGCTAAGTTCTCAATAATGGACCAGCACTTCTTGTAGTACACTTTGACAGAAACCAAAGCTATACAAGCCCCTACATCCTGAAAGGCAAGATAGAAGCCTTTTTTGGACAAAGGTCCAATTTCTCTCACCTCAGTGTTCAGCTTCATCTTTCTTTCGCCAAGGTCACCCTGCGTAAAACTTTCATCTGCAGCAATTGTATCTATTTTTACATATAGGTTTTCTCTTATATTCCTGCCAGTGTCATAGTCTGTTTCATAATAGTACAAATTAAAAGTTTCCTTGCAAGTTCCAAGTACTCCAGGAAGACTGTTACAATCCCTCAGGGTGAATTTCAATTCTACAAAAATCCTTTGTGCATTGCCTTTTGAAATCCAGTTAGTCCGCAGCCAGTTGTTTTGGTTGGGTTCCATAACCTGACACACCTGGTATGTTCGTATGGGAGTGTAGTTCTCATCCAAACCGCTAATTTCTTCCcactgtaaaataaaaaaaaaaaaaaaatgttatcagTCATCCTGCAAAAAAATAATTGTTTCAATAAGTGTGTGAGGAATCTTTTTCAGTGTATCATGAATGTGGATCTTTGAAGGCATTAGGTTGATTTCCTACCCTGGCAGACACTATAAACAGAGAATATAGGATTCAGAGTTCAATTTCATCCTGGTGGTGGAAAATCATTTAGGTTGCTTGCATTGTTTGTGTGtacaataaatatttcattttgttcaaTATTTCTTTGATAGTcttttagtattttctttttaCACTATTATGTCTACCTTCTCCATTGAGATTATAAAATTTTACAGACTAAAGTTTACAATTATTTAAATTGTCATTTAAAGCATATACATATGGATACATGGCAGAATTTTTGACAATGTGGTTGACATTTTAATGTCCGTATTATACTTATTCTTTTATACCTATACTTTTATACTTATACTTAGTGTGCCTAAAATGTAAGGAAGAAAATACTAAGAATAATTTCAAATGAAAAAGCATTATTTGACATATTGATTTTTATAATGCAGAATATTTTATAATCTCAAGATGGGAGAATATTACTCAAGGGAGTAATGCTCTAAAgaggtatttatttattgtagTGATATATATATTGTCCATGAAGCCACACAACTATAAATCAATATTTATAACAGTGTGAtccattttatatataatttaccTGCAATAGGCAATCAAATGAATACAGTAAATTAGCATGCCGATCATATTTAGTGATAAGCTTTCTGACAGGAAAAACATCAGATGTTTGAAATTGTCCACTTACACATTGATACAATGTGTACTATAAGTAAACCCGTATTACATATgttaagcaaaaaggaaaaaactaattttattagaACTTGCAACAATTTCAAAGATTATTTATTACACCGTGTATGATACTACCTATATCACTCATCATAAACAAATGCATTTCACTCTCATAGTCTTAAAAGCCTAAAATTACAGTTATCCCTTAAATATTTGTTTAGGTCATTTATCACCATTATTATAAAATGTTCCATTTGACATTTATGATGGTTTAATAGTGAAACTGTCATCTACTAATATTCATTTCCCCAATAAACAAtaccaaatataaaaatatattagtaTTCAAGTTCAAAGTCTATAggttgcaatatttaaaacactgtttcaaagaaaaaaaaataggaaaataaactATCAATAAGCATATGGTTAACGAGTTTAACTTTTAAAACTTGATCAGAGTATTAACTTATTTAAATGCTCTGTACGATATTTATGTCTACTTTTAAAACTGTGGTCCTTAGAAAATTAATAAGACTGACAAATTAACAATATATTACATTTCGGGAATTTCTTGTGTAATGGTTGTATAACATCTGctacagttttattatacagtCTATTATTATCAAAGGTTCTCAAATGCAGCAAAGTACCCATTTTCATGTTCAGCTTTTACTCAACATGATTTGAGTTTGCTACTAGTTAAGTGtgcatattttctctttatttctgttagCTGCTTATTATCTATTTGAACGATAGTCGGCCACATATACCCAAATTCACCCATTTAGACCTATAGATTTTGATCAGTTAAtgacatttaaatttttaaaagaagcaaTGCTAGCAATGGTATCTACTAAAAAAATTGAGTACTCCAGGGATAAATGTGCTCTTTTTAACATTTCTCCAGTTTGAAGAAACCAAGTCAAATCATTATAAAGGAATATATCTCAAGAATCCCCTTTTCTAACTTTAAGAACAATTATATTATTTTGTTCTATGTATGAAAACACAATTTCCCTACCCATGAAACCcagttaattttcattttttaaaaaatgtattcctGAGAGGAGAATTTCAACACAAGTATTGAATAGATAACAAATAGTGAGACCACATAAATGCATTTAATGCAACTCTTGTTTTATTAGCTCACTTTCTAAGAGACTACAATAATTTCCACAAATGACACCATTGGGAAAGACATCTTAATTCAGATGCTGTATTTTTATAGTgtgcttataaaaatattttttagagaCATAAGTCTTAGTAACATTTCCACTTAGATATTTAATCATATGTGACCCAAACTGTTTTATATATTGAAAATATTGTCACTCATCATTTTCCAATATTATCTGTTGATTCCTACATACATTTAGGATTAACTGTTAACTCCAGATACTTTGGACTGATAAAAAGCCCTTTTAAGTCCAAGATAACATTGACAGCCATATTTTATCATATTGTGGACTACATGGATGAAATACTACAATCATATACCAGTTTACTTCTCTTCAGAGACAAAACCATCCTCTATTTGTTTTAATTGATGGATGGTAGAAAATGGGCTACATCTGTCACTGGCAAGAAAGGTGTTCCATTTTTTATAGTGAATGTCTTTCtacaatatatattattttactcATGAAAACTACATCACTTCCATGAAAAGTATTACGTTCATACCTCAGACTCAGTGGACTTTTTACATTTAATCTATACagtatttcatcatttttccatAATTTATTGTGACCAATACACATAACTACAATATGGTTTTAAGAACtttctaaaaattaatttaattaaaagTCTGAGTGTTTTGCATTCCTAACTGACTTCCAGTTCATGACATACTGATTTTCTGTTGTTCTTATACACAAAATCCCTTTTGGACTTTCATTCTTCTCTTTGCAGGATTTGTTATACTTTTTATACCCTCCTCCTATTTCACGCTCTTTTGACTCTAGATTTCTTACTATGCCAAAGATTAACTTAACTAACAATGGAGTATATTCTCCTCTCTCACAACCTTCTTCCTTACTAAGGAATGAACAATGTGCCCTCTCTCACAGTTAAGGAACTGAAAACCTGGATACTGAACTAAATTTAAGTAAGTAGCATGTCTTTCTAGATATATGAAACCGAATGGTCAGCATTTGTTTAGGGCTACTTATATTAAAAGATTTTTATTGGAGAACTTCCACTCATATTTATCGCAGCAGACTTTTACTGTACTATGTGCATGTTCTTCTATTGCTGCTGATTAATAACAGAGATAGCACATGATATAAATTTGAAGACCTTAAATAATATCTTATAGCAATTTATACATTAAAATGTTAACTATATTACATTTTTAGTTGCATTTTAAAGCATATTTTGAATGAAGCTAAAACTGTTTTTAAAAGAGGAAAGCAGATTGCATACTGTTTTAAAGAACTATACATAACCTACCTAGTGATTACAATACAGAAGTATAAAGCAACTAAAAGGTTTAAGTGAGTTTGTGAAAGGAATGTTCCCTGTAGTTAGTTAGCATTTACAGCCTGGAATCTGAGGTATGATTCCATTCACAACAGGAACTCAAAAAGCCTTGGCTATAGAGATTTTTTTTATCCACTTCCCCAGGTTCTAAGTATACCTTCTCTAATCAGAAAACTCAATGTCTcattataaacaaaacaaaatattgaacacaacaaaatattgaacaagggATTTATAATTAAAACAGTTAGGTTAAATATGAATAACAGTAATAACGTGCCCCCCCCATGAGAgcagattttgttttttactttaaaaaataaaagttgatTATTTTATAAGAAAAAGTACTTACCCCATTAGGTGGAGAGGAAATCCATTCCAACTCTGTCTGTTGTGCTTTAGAATCCAGTAGTAGTActgaaaaagaaagttttattttgaaattttacatggaaaatttaaacatacttgtatataaatcaaaataaatgtaatttttatATAATTATCACTTTATGACTTAAGATATGTAGATacttatttatataaattaataCTCACCTTATACAAGTACATTCCACTATCTTAAGGagaaaaatggtttaaaaaaacagtattatatttcatatttttagattataaatattaaaataaattttaaaacttaacAATAGTATGGAAATAAAGGTAAAAAAATTTGTAACATATTttgattttatagttttttttatatgtttgttaGAAAGAGTTATTTATATAAACCATTGAGCCCTCAGAACTTTattaaatataaagaaatgaacATAGTGTAACTCCCATATTATTCTGTCATTAATTTGTAATCTTCCAAAAATACTTCCTAGAGCCTTTTGAGAATTGGAAATTATTTAATTGTCCACTCAGTGTCTTAAaccaaaataaacacataaatgttaaaaaatatacattaatGTTATGATGAAGAAGAATAAATTGCCTATTGTTTACAAAAGGTGCTCATGGGTTAGTCAGATATCTGTTTtcaatatttcaattttttttaattgccaaatATTTCAAAACTAATCCTCAAGATGCTATAATTAAATTTGGACTCGacttttcaaaatggttgtattcCACTTGTATGCCACCAAAAAGCATAATGCAATTAACTTAATACTTATAATTTACATAAAGTGTAGTAAATATAAAAGAATGCATATGAACGTCAAAAATACACATCATACTTCCAATTTGACATATTTTATTGCCTTTTAGGACAATTACCCTCCTAAAGCACTGTTTGGTAAAACTAGGTTCAAGTTATACGTGAGTTTTTACTCTTTAAACATTTCTTTGACTACAGTATTTTAACAAAGGCATTGATTTGTCCAAAACAGTAGCGAATATATTTTCAAGTATGTAAAAATGCTTAAAATCAATCTCAACAAAATGTTAGGATTTGGATTTCAAATACATGCTTACATGAACTTTTAAATACTGAAAAACTCAATCACTAGGGGAAAAAAGGTGTATCTAAAGCGTAATAAAAACTTGTTATGCTAAGAAAATAAAGGAACAGTTGATTATGGAGTCACCTCCTTCTCTCTAGTCAAGGTTATTGCTTGTAACTGAATATAGATAAAGACATTGtttctggtgttttgttttgttttttcccccaaaaaatgCTTTTACATTTAAGACTCAGAGATACTATGACAGAAAAACCTTGGTCACAACCATTTGACTCCCTTTCAAATACGAAAACAACAGTTTTAAAATACCAAGTTACATTTCACACGTGGAACATCAGTAAATCGTTGGACtaataaatttatataaaataatttttaaagttttatttttaccATCAACAATAGAAACTAAGCACAAGAAAACAATGTGGGTTCTGGTACTTtccttttgagatttttttttttttggtcttcggCATGGACAAGAGACAACCGGATTTTAAAAGCAGGTGACTTTCCTGTGTCGTTTTTGAGAGTGAGATAAGCATTGTCTATCACCGTCCTGTTACCGACCTGCACAGCCTGTGGCGGGGAGCTAGTGGCCAACGGCAGGGAGGTGATGGCAAACAAGTTAAAAGACAGGCAAACAAgctaacaaataaaaacaaaacagaaacaggcCAGAGAGCGTTTAATAAGCAGCAGCTCTTTACTGACAGTGAGTCTCGCTCACCGCTGTCCGGTCCCCGAATAAACTTTCAAGTGCGCGCTCTTCCCTTCCCGCTCAGAGCACTGCGCGTCACCCTCCCTTGACGCCTGCAGAGGGGCAGCCCGGCCGCCAGCACTGACGCGGAGCACACACGCCGCGCGCGGGGAGGTGAGGGCGAGAGGCCCGGCGCGCCCTGGCCCAGGCAGCCGAGGACCGCGCGGACAGCCGCGGGCGCCCCGGGCCAGGGGCGGGGCCGTCGGCTGGGCGGGGCGGGGGCTGCAGACCAGCAAGCCAGTCGCGTCCACCGTCCATTACCCTCCGCCAGACCTGGGCACTCTTGGGAGCCGCTGGCGCCCTGGCTTCAGAAGAAGCCTGGAGGAAGAGAGAGGCTTTCGGGAATTGTCTCCACTGAGGGAACCGCGGCGGCAGCACTTATCGAGAGAAAAAGCAGCAGCTGCACTTCGCCTCCAAGCGTCAGACTCTGACTTTTACACGCGCTCGCAATAGCGGGAACTGACCTCCCGAAGAACGTGTTGGGAAGGGAGGGAAATAGGGTCGCCTGTCTTCCTCCAAATGCTCCCACCCCATCCCCGGGCGCGCGGGCCTCTGCTCGAGAGAGTTCCCAGCGCTCGTCCCTGGGCGTTGAGGAAGCCGCGGGCCGTTCCGGGTTGCCCGCTCCCAGAGCGACAGCTCTAGATCGCCACTGCGCGCCGGGAGCGTCGCTAACCGAGAAGCCGGACGCACTCGACACCCGCTCGCCACAGAGAACACCACCCCCACCGGCCTTTTAAACATCTCACATCTGCATTCAAAGAACTCAGATGTCTAGGATCGTGAACCCCCTCCACGTTTCTTAAACTCAGAAAAGCGAGCGAGAAATTCTGGCTGCGGGAAACTCTCCCCCTAGTGATGTAGTTATTTATAGCTCAAACTCTTGCTGGAGTCTGCGTGTGCTCGCGCGCCGGGCTTCGCCGCGGCGGTGAAAACTTTTCCTCAGGTCCCGCTATTCCCGGGGACTCAGTCTAAGGTCCCACGATTGAATGTTTCTGGTCACTAATGTGAGGAGAGTGGCATGTATTCTTTGGTGTATGTGGGTGTGCGTTCCTAGCAGACGTCTATTCCTCCGCGAACAATCAGTTCGGAGTACGATTTCCTCTGAATGGGTTCAACTTCAACACAGGTTGCAGATGTGGAAACTGGGGTCAGAAGGTCAGGCTGGATGAAGGAGTAGGATATGGTGTTAGGGGGTGGAGAATGAACGAAGATGGGTGCACGACGAAAATAAAGATGAGCACTAAGTCACTTATTTTTCAGGAATAAATGAAGCGAGGACCGATATTtctctcccaccccccaccccccacctaaATCTGATAACATTCCTCTATCCTCCACACTTAAGGAACAAGTAATTATTCTGCTTTTAAATGACTAAAATTCCACCTTAGACATACAGCCTGGAAGACATGGGAGGCGGGGAGGAGAGGGCGGAATTGTGACACTGCTCAAGACATTTCCATTGACGGGATTTATTTTTCCCCAGCTCCAACTACAGGCATCGAAAGGTATTTTACCTCCTGTCAACGGTTCAAAGgagaagtaaataaataaataaccacacACAGACGTAACTGGCTGACCAAACGAAACCTGCCCTCTTCAGTCAAAACTAGCCCTCAGGGTCCAGGTCTTTGGCGAGGCTTGGCCGCCCTACACCTCAAACGCCTGGCTGTGGGGCAAACGATTTGGGACTCCTTGTCACCCAATCGTCATGTCGTTACAAACTGCACAACCCCAGCTCGCCGCTTGTGTGCCCGCTGGGCTGCAGCTGCCCCCGAGGCCGCCGGGACCCGCGCTCGGAGCGCGCTGAATGGAGACGCCGCTGGCCCACGGGGCGCCCGCCGCTCGCGCCGCTTCACCTCCACGGCGTTATTGTTCCGCGCCGGCGGCCGAGCGCCAACCGCAGGGCCCGGCCGCCACCTCCGACGCAATGAGGACTTCATTAGTAACCTGAGCGTTCCGAGCTCACACAAATCTCGGCCCGGCCGGAAAGGGTCCGGACTCCCGCCGCTCGCTGGAGGGCTAGCTGGACACTAAGGGCTGCACTCCCCAGTCTCCGACCAAACTCTGGCCGCGGCTTTCCCCACCGGAGGCGAATAccgagaggaggaagaggaggagaagaggggGCGAGGGAGACATTTGACCCGTCCGAGGTCCTAGAGAACTGGCTCACCGGCCGAcctccctcccccgccctccTTTGCCGCTCGCTCCCTCTGGACTGCCCAAGCCAGAAACCCCGCTCCCGTCTGGAGGACGGCCCCGGGCACCGGGCTGCAGGAGATTCCAAACAGCCCGGCTAGCCTCCCGCCCGCCCGCGGGCCAGGCAGGAGCAGCCCGAGCGATGAGGGGGCGGGGAGCCGACGGGGGAGGGTCACCCAGCGCCGGAGGCGCGGCCGGCAGCCCCGCTGACGAGCCTGCTGGTTCAGGTAGACAGCTAAATAAATCAGAACAAACTTTGCTTTTCTATCACCTTACCTTCCTTCGCAGCCTGCGCCTCCCCCGTGTGTGTAAAGCGGAGCAGCCAGATGTAGCATAAAATAATCCA encodes the following:
- the LOC135231871 gene encoding ephrin type-A receptor 7-like; protein product: MVFQTRHPSWIILCYIWLLRFTHTGEAQAAKEVLLLDSKAQQTELEWISSPPNGWEEISGLDENYTPIRTYQVCQVMEPNQNNWLRTNWISKGNAQRIFVELKFTLRDCNSLPGVLGTCKETFNLYYYETDYDTGRNIRENLYVKIDTIAADESFTQGDLGERKMKLNTEVREIGPLSKKGFYLAFQDVGACIALVSVKVYYKKCWSIIENLAIFPDTVTGSEFSSLVEVRGTCVNSAEEEAENSPRMHCSAEGEWLVPIGKCICKAGYQQKGDTCEPCGRGFYKSSSQDLQCSRCPTHSFSDKEGSSRCECEDGYYRAPSDPPYVACTRPPSAPQNLIFNINQTTVSLEWSPPADNGGRNDVTYRILCKRCSWEQGECVPCGSNIGYMPQQTGLEDNYVTVMDLLAHANYTFEVEAVNGVSDLSRSQRLFAAVSITTGQAGMFLCLFSLSEQCTSISEVSSFNS